Below is a genomic region from Gadus macrocephalus chromosome 14, ASM3116895v1.
TCACGTGCATCCCATCATACGTCGACTGGAGTGAGCTGTTAGGGCggcgtgtggctcaggaggcacaggtcgctggttcgatccccggctcctcctagccgagtgtccgggtgtccccgagcgagacgcctcaacccgactgctcccgacgagctggctgtcgccctgcgtggctgacaccaccgtcggtgtgtgaacgtttgcatgtgtgcatgaacgggtgaatgttaggcgatattgtaaagcgctttgagaggCCACTGGCTAGAGAAGCGCAGTATGATTGCAGTTCATTCATTCAGTCTGTGGTTCTGTTTTCCCCTCTAGGGCTTCCTCACCCCTTTGCCATCACGGTGTTCGAGGACAGCCTGTACTGGACGGACTGGCACACCAAGAGCATCAACAGCGCCAACAAGTTCACGGGCAAGAACCAGGAGATCATCCGCAACAAGCTGCACTTCCCCATGGACATCCACACGCTGCACCCGCAGAGGCAGCCCGCAGGTGGGGGGACGGTCTGGCAGACAATAGGCCCACTGGTGATTCATCCAGATCAGCGTTCATTAGGTCCAGAAgcatgagggttagggttaaagatGGACCTTTTGGATGAAGAAGAGACGAGAACATtttgggaggggaggagaaggggaaaaGTTGAGGGCGAGACGGAgtgagtggggggagaggagaggtgtgaGAAGttaagggggggagagagagagagaaggggagggaggagaagggaaaggagtgagtgagaggagtagaggagaaTTACAGAGAAGGAGAACCgagcgagaggagaggaaacGAGTGTGCAGAAGGACAGGTGGAAGGAGGCAGACACTTTCTTGGCCTCGCAGCCCCGGGGGCCCGAGCAAAGTACGGAATTTCCGTTCCCCCTTTCACCGCTGTCTCCGGTTTTTAAGCAGGGCTGCTCTGGTCTCTCCCCCTTTGTCTCGCCGTGACGCTGTGTCTTCTCGCCACTCTCTCCCAGGGGGGCGGAACCGCTGTGGTGCCAACAACGGGGGCTGCAGCCACCTCTGTCTCCCTAGCAACAAGACGTACATGTGCGCATGCCCCACGGGCTTCAAGAAGGTCGACCACTCCAACTGTGCCAAAAGTGAGTATTCTCCCCGTAAGAAGGGCTGTAGTATGTTAAGTGGGTTGTAGACGTGTCGTAGACTTGATGTTGTGGATTGTTACCTTTTGATTTAATATGTTAGATTCACCGGTCAACATTAATTTAATTacattaaattgtatttgtgtagCCCTTAATCAAAGGTACACTCTCAAAAGTCTTAAGGCCATCTATATATATGACACAACATTGTGAATTTAGCTTCTAGATTtatacaaataatacaaatgtaaaGAAAAACGTCCCCAAAAAAAAGAAGGCAATTCTTATAATACTTCTAAGATGATATTAATTCCGGGAATCGTCAGAGACACCCAACACGTCTGCATTCCTTTATTAATCCTCGGTGTCGGTTTACCGCAAATATTTGATGTTCATGGGACCTGCGGTCGTATCAGGCCTTCCCGTGCGTACCTGGGACTGAACGCCCCTGTCGCTAACCGCCCGCCTCCCAGGGAGGACACACTATCCCGGGCGCTTTGTGCTCCAGTATCCCTTTCATAAATAAGGCTTCGGCCGTATTCCCTGACAGGACTGGTTTAGAGGTGTAATAACAATAAAGCTGATGCGTTCAGCGCTAAGCACGAAAAAATTAGTCCCTAGTCCCTTAAGGCCATGAAGTAATAAAATACCGACGCAGCGAGACAAACGAGGAACGTCATACTTTGTGATGATAAAGACGTAGGGAAAATTAttactgatgttttattcttttGCTAATTGTAATGGATGAGGAAACTGGAGAGCTGAAATAGGGAGCTAAAAATTAAGAAGTAAAAGGGGTTGCATAAAACATGTTGTCATGGGAAAACATTGTGATTTATTACAAATTCCAATAGGCCAAATCACCTTTTTTTATAAAGAGAGAAATGCATAGAAAAGCTAAATAACGTTGTTATTGTAGAACAAAATGTctagcgttgtgtgtgtgttagtgttgttgttgctgtgctCTATGTtgacccccttccccccctcccctccaatgGTTAAACCTAGAACACTGACAGAAGACCTCTGGTCTTTAATCAGGTCTTGACAAGTTCCTGCTTTTTGCCCGAAGGACGGACATCCGACGGATCAGCTTCGACACCGAGGACATGTCGGATGACGTCATCCCTCTGGCCGACGTGCGCAACGCTGTGGCCCTGGACTGGGACAGCAAGGAGGGCTACGTGTACTGGACCGACGTCACCACTGACTCCATCAACAGGGCCTTGTGGAACGCCACCAAGCAGGAGGTTAGTAGCCCGCCAAGCACTCTAGTCCCCTCCCCGTCCACCGCCCTGCGACATGACGAGCATAGATAAGCCATTGCACCACAGTGTTTTACAACCACAAATAAGTCACAATTTGTCACATTTGCCAAAGCGTGAATACATTGTTTTATTAATGCTACAGTGCCACCTATAGGTGAGGATACGGAATTACAACTGTTGTCGTTCAAAGCTTTGTGAGTTGGACGACTTGGTCAATCTGATGTATTGGTCTTACTCTTCATTAGGTGGTGGTGGACACCAGTCTGGAGAGTCCTGCTGGCCTGGCCATCGACTGGGTGACCGACAAGCTCTACTGGACCGATGctggtaaaaaaatatatacatatatataaaatggcACTGAATGTACGCAATGTTTATCCTGCCCCTTTTgaatgccataaatgtaaatgtgtgtatgtatatacactTATGTATAGATTTGATTTTGTATGCTAAATTAATATCTGACATCAGACAAAGTCCCCGTGGTGTTAAGTATTTGCTCTGGCTCCTGATTTGTGTCTCAGGAACGGATCGCATCGAGGTGTCCAACGCGGACGGGACTATGAGAACCGTGCTGATCTGGGAGAACCTGGACCGGCCCAGGGACATCGTGGTGGACCCCATAGGAGGGTGAGTCGCCCGTCAACAACAACCACCGGTTTATGAACCAAACACACCAGGGCACGCAGAGAGTGAGGTACCGCTCTGGAACCGTGCATGTCTAGATCGATAGAGAGACGGATAGACGGATACTTTAGTGATCACCTCCGGGAAACGCAGGTATCCAGCAGCTCACAAAGGCAGTCAACAGATTATTCAAGGTCAATAAAAATGGAGGAATCTTGCACATAATTACAATGGCATTTAACAAAGAGCCAgaggtgtgtgtatgaataaaTAGATCAGGATGTCCCCTGATGCAGTCTGATGGTTCCGACCCCCTCAGGCTCATGTACTGGACCGACTGGGGCGCCAACCCCAAGATCGAGCGGGCGGGGATGGACGCGTCGGACCGCCTGGTGATCATCTCGTCCAACCTGACGTGGCCCAACGGCCTCGCCATCGACTACGAGACGCAGCGCCTCTACTGGGCCGACGCCGGCACCAAGGTCATCGAGTTCGGGAACTTCGACGGCACCGACCGACAGGTACGTGCCGTTTGTCGGATTGTCTAAATGTTCGATAATGACGTCAGAGTGCTGACGACGAATATGATAACAActatcagaaaaaaaaaatatgttaaaaaaaaaaaaaaaaaaaacatttttggaGCCTGGATTTGATCCACTCACTTAAACTCGTTTCGTATTTTCCCTGCTCCGTCCGTCTGGCTGTGGATTGGCCAGGTGTTGATTGGCAGCCAGTTGCCCCACCCCTTCGGCCTGACGCTGCATGAGGATAGGCTGTACTGGACGGACTGGCAGTCCAAGAGCATCCAGAGTGCGGACAAGCTCACCGGCCTGGGGCGGCGCACGCTGGCCGAGAACCTGGAGAACCTCATGGACATCCACATGTTCCACCGCCACCGCGAgacaggtgtgtttgtgggagggagagagggagagagggagagagagagagagagagggagagagggagagagggagagagagagagactttacaACTGTGTTTGAGGTCAAACTGTCGTCGCCGTTGGAAACCACCTTGCCTGTTTGCGATGGTAAACAGTAGATCCCGTTCCACCTCAAGATGTAAACACCTTCGGTTCGTTCAATCTCACGAAACCCCGGCGTCGGGGTCGGACCGCGCTCCAGGCGACGGGGGAATCGATCAAGCGTATTCGTCCTCTGTTATAATTCACACAACGAGCCGCCAGCCCATGCGCAGCAGGGCCGGCGGGCAGCTGACAGTAGTGGAGGGATTAGGGGCCAGGTAAACCGATCCCAGCCCACCCCGGCTCAGAGGGCAGACGACACCCCGGGTGCTAAATACCTAgcctctctcctttccctgATGTATagaaggtccccccccccccccccccccccccccctccccccaaccagGCCCTGGAATGCTTTTGTTCAGCTCGGCTCACCGCCTGCCAATCTCCTCGTCCATCTCCCCCTTATTCCACTCAGTATATCCATGTCTTTTTTACTTCGGTCAGATAGACTCAAAAATAGATATATGCATATGTTTAATAAATCGTTAACTCATCCGCATTGTCCGCCAGTATGGATATTGACCATATTTGAAGTTCTGTCTCACTATTGCCTTTTTTTaatatcgattttttttttgaactgacctatataatatatatctagatcaaaaaatatattctaTCTCTGTAGCTAACTTGAGATACTGAAGTTAGCAACAGTGATAGAGTGAACATCGctccacacatgcacgcagactgTGTCCCGGCTGGAGGAAATGCCACGgtgacatttacacacacatttatacgcTGTCGTATAAACATTTGTGTCCCGTCCCGCAGTGAGTAACCCGTGTGCTGTGAGCAACGGGGGCTGCAGCCACCTGTGTCtcctggccccccccccagtgaccTCCAGCTGTGCCTGTCCCACCGGCATCAACCTGCAGACAGACGGGAAGACCTGCACTCCCGGTACGACGCCAGCAGACAACTTTAACGACGCGAACCGAGTTCGGATTTTCTAGGATATAAATTGACATGTTAAGGGATTTAGTGTTAATGCTAAAatgctaaatggactgcatttatacagcactcTTCTTACCAGTGGCcattcaaagcgctttacaatattgcctaacattcagccattcatgcacacattcacacactctagctaggaagagccggggatcgaactagcaaccttccggtcacaAGCCAACCCacgctacctcctgagccacatgcagtatagttatatgtgtgtgtgtgtgtgtgtgtttgtgtgtgtttcaggaatGAGCAGCTTCCTGATCTTTGCCAGGAGGACAGACATCAGGATGGTGTCCCTGGACATCCCCTACTTTGCCGATGTGGTGCTGGCCGTCAACAGCACCATGAAGAACACCATCGCCATCGGAGTCGACCCCACGGAAGGTGTgtgtgcttccccccccccccccccctcctctttgcTCTGGCCTTTGAGGGGTGCATAATGATGAGTTGCACTGTCGGTGGGGTTGCATTTGACTGCAGTGGCGGTCGCAAACCCACCCCGAGTCTCCATGGTGACACACGATGTGCACAGGGGCCATCTGAACAAGCACCCCCTCTCAATCAGGCTATTTAGTTTtcttagagagtgtgtgtgtgtgtgtgtgtgtgtgtgtgtgtgtgtgtgtttgtgtttgggtatTTTCTTcctaattgtatttgtatttatttgtgacATTAAAAAGGCAAGGAATTCAACTGGGTGAACTAATATGTGCACAatggcgccccctgcaggaaAAGTGTATTGGTCCGACAGCACGCTGAAGAAGGTCAGCCGGGCCAACATGGACGGCAGCGAGCATGAGGAAATCATCGCCACTGGTGAGCTCTGCTCCAGGTTTACACTGTGACCAACACTAGTATGTTGTTTCTAATTATGCACCATTTCTCTCACCTTCAGCTTATGTCAAAAGgttcatttaaattaaattgcgTTTGTATCACCCTTAATCCCCAGtacagactcaaagtgcttaacaGGCCGTATATGTAtgaccccccctgaccctagccccccagagggcaagaaaaaactcccttaattagcaGGGAGGAAttcttgagaaggaacgcagacctccttccagggatgatcaggagtgcaatgggggccatcatttacattcacacacacacacacacacacacacacacacacacacacacacacacacacacacacacacacacacacacacacacacacacaacaaatacatgcatacagGCAAAACGTTTTAAACCGTTTTGCGATGGGGTGCTTGCCGGAGAGGGCATTCTTTGAGTTTCATTTTCACGCATAAATGAGCATAAACTGAGGCATCCTTCAAAAAGGTTGACAACATCTGCAGGTAACCTCTTCCTGCTCCCACTGTGTTCCCTGTCCTCACCGCGTCCCTGTCGTCACAGGCCTCATGACGACGGACGGCCTGGCGGTCGACGCGATCGGCCGGAAGATCTACTGGACTGACACGGGCACCAACCGCATCGAGGTGGCCAACCTGGACGGCTCCATGCGCAGGGTCCTGATCTGGCAGAACCTGGACAGCCCGCGGGCCATCGCGCTCTACAACGAGAAGGGGTGAGCACAGAGACACCTTGCGCACATCCCACTTTGGGTCGTACATCTACCGTCAGCGCTCTACAACGAGAAGGGGTGAGCACAGAGACACCTTGGACTGTACATCCCTGGGTTAAGGAGTTGGACCGGTAACCGGAGGGTTACAAAACatgtggacgggggggggagaagtTGTGCAGCACTCTCTTACGCCCtcatccacggatgaggtgccctcgggcaaggcacctgaaacccccacctgctccccagGCGCTGCACTGCGGCTGCACTGTCCACCTAGATGATGTGCGCTGGATAGTTCAgccaccagcctacccagtggaccgtggCAAAGGatgcttatctatccatcaggtctcgggttagggttagggttagtttggTGGCAAAATTCTTATAGGGGGAGCCAATAAGCTACACTGTAAGTTAAATGCACGACTTGGCCGCCCTTATGAATGAGTTAATGAGTTGCTAAAGTTGAGCAACGTTTGAGTGACTTATGAGCGAAAAATCGATAAACCTGTTTCCTGCCCTCGACTCTAAGACTTCTAGACGCGTTCTACTACTAGATCAGGTGGTTCCCTCTCCACGTCTTAACTCCGCTCTGTCCCCGGCGCCCAGGTACATGTACTGGACGGACTGGGGCGAGAACGCCAAGCTGGAGCGCGCCGCCATGGACGGCACGGACCGCGCTGTGTTGATCAGCAACAACCTGGGCTGGCCCAACGGCCTCGCCATCGACAGGGCCGGGGCCCAGCTGCTGTGGGCCGACGCCCACACTGAGGTCAGCCCCCCCCGGCCCTTCACCCCCCGCCATCCCAATACTGTGCACCCCCATGAGAGCGTAATAGGTTGAAACCGGTGTCCTCCCCTGTTTGTAGGACCCTtaactagggctgggcaataattCGATTACGATTATTAATCGCGATAAAACTCAACATTAGACATAAATGCTcgatattaaaaataaataaaaataaaataattgtatttacattattttcaaTAGGTTACAACAAGGCAAGCTACCTTATATTGTTCTGTTGGAAGCAGATAAAACACGTTTGTGAagttaaatgtttatatttaaatgtgatTTAAATGTTCCCTTATCACAAATATGGTTATAAACAAAAAAGTATGGTTTAACTAATGAACACTCTAGTTTCTTCAGGCTGCAGCAGTATCAAATCATATATCGTGATTAATATCGACATCGATCAATATCAAAAAGATAATCGTGataatattttttgcaatatcgcccagccctacccttAACCTTATTCAAAGTATTTAGTTGTTGTTGAGCATATTGAGAtaatttgaatagtttgagatGCAGGGTTTAAATAATGGATAataaatatgtaatatatatattcttaataCTTCTCATCACTTAAAAATTATCTGAATGAGATGAGATTCGTCGTAGTTCTATGATGACCGAAACCATTGGACTGCGCTGTACCAAACCAAGACGAAGGGGCAGCCCTGTCAATCCCAGTTTCCCACCAGTGTAACCACACACAACAATGCAGCCCCACGTCAACCACCCCCCTCCGCATGCTCAACGAAGAGGAGAAGGAACGCCGTTCACCCCCGGGGCGGTGAGTGTAACCCGCTGTCCCGCTGTGCTCTCCGCAGCGCATCGAGGCGTCCGACCTCAACGGGCTGAACCGCCGCACCCTGGTGTCCCCGGTGCAGCACCCGTACGGCATGACCCTCCTGGGGCCCCACATCTACTGGACCGACTGGCAGAGCCGCAGCATCCAGCGGGCCGACAAGGCCAGCGGGGCCAACGCCATCACCGTGGTCTCCAACCTGCCGGGGCTGATGGACATCCAGGCGGTCGACCGCGCCACACCGCTGGGTATGTCACCCCTCCGCCGCGAGTTTGACTCTAGGCGGGCTCTTTGGGGTGTCCTGCTCCAGCCATGGATTAAAGGACGGCTAAAGATGTGATGGACATATTACCCGGGAATCGTTGTTTTGGTTCCGAATGTCTGTTTTTATCCGTTTGGTAATTGGTAAATTGACTGTGTTTATgttgcgcttttctaaccagtggccgctcaaagcactttacaacactgcctgacattcacccgttcatgcacacattcacacaccgacggcggtgtcagccacgcagggcggcAGCCAGCGCGTCTGGAGGAGTGAGGTTTGGTTGGTGTCTTCTtcctcaaggacacctcgacactcaggagCCGggcatcgaactagcaaccttccggttaatagccaacccgctctacctcctgagccacaagGCCGCCAGAGAACTATCGTAATcctcttcaatctctctctctctctctctctctctctctctctctctctctctctctctctctctctccccctcccagcctTCAACAAGTGCGGGCGTATGAACGGCGGCTGCACCCACCTGTGCCTGCCGCGGCCCAACAGCACGTCCTGCGCCTGCCCCACCGGCGTACTGCTCAAGGGCGACGGCAGGTCGTGCGACGACTCGCCCGAGACCTACCTGCTGTTCTCCAACCGGGTGAGCGTGCGCCGCATCTCGCTGGACACCAACGACCACACGGACGTGCACGTGCCGGTGCCCGAGCTGCACAACGTCATCTCCCTGGACTACGACAGCGTGGACGGCAAGCTCTACTACACCGACGTCACGCTGGATGTCATCAGGTAgccacgcgcgcacgcacgcacgcacgcacgcacgcacgcgcgcgcacgcacgcacgcacgcacgcacgcacgcacgcacgcacacaagcacacacgcaaatCAAATCTGCATCGAACATCAACGCATACACTCTCCCCTCCATGACAACTAGGGTTTAATAAATGAAGAAATAGCAGTTTGAATATAGATTACACACATACTATGTTGTTTAAGggcccatgacatgccaccaggtgtgagtgtggttagacttcacactctcacctggtggcatgtcatgggacctttaaaaaatgTTGGCGCAGAGAGGCAAGAATGAGCCTTTGTCTAGGCACAGTGTGAGCTCGGCTAACATCAACGCATAAAGCCTCAATCTTTCCATAACCCCTACCCCATTATGAATGACGTGTATCATTCACTGTAATTTAGGTTGGATTGAGGCGCTTGCTTGATGGTTATTACCGCACCGTCACTAACAAACAAAATGGCcgcatcttctctctctcttcgtccaGACGTTCCAACCTGGACGGCACGGGCATGGAGACGGTGATCAGCCAGGGCCTGAAGACCACCGACGGTCTGGCGGTGGACTGGGTGGCCCGCAACATGTACTGGACCGACACCGGCCGCAACACCATCGAGGTGGCCCGGCTGGACGGCACCTGCCGCAAGGTCCTGGTCAACAACAGCCTGGACGAGCCCAGAGCCATCGCCGTCTTCCCCAGCAAAGGGTGAGACgaggggggcagtagggggcgctgtagggAGGGTGAGACACAGATTGAGCTCATTTGTGATATTTGTCGTAGCAAGGGAttcaataataacaacactgTGTTAGCAATGCTGAACCGCTATACGGAATAttataaaagaagaaaaaatgcaTCCAACTTGGAATTGGTTGCTTGTTTTTGACCTCATCGTCTCTTCATTGGTTTAACCCTCtagcctcctccctccacctccaggtaTCTGTTCTGGACGGACTGGGGACACATCGCCAAGATCGAGCGCTCCCATCTGGACGGCTCCGACCGCAAGGTCCTCATCAACACGGACCTGGGCTGGCCCAACGGGCTCACCTTGGACTATGACACGCgcaggtacgtgtgtgtgtgtgtgtgtgtgtgtgtgtggtgtgtgtctccaCTTGCACGACAGTGCTTGAGGTCAAACTGGAACTGTCGTCACCGgtggtgattgtgtgaatgtgtatgtttcTGCGACAAATGTGATCAAAGTAGTTTGTGAACATTAATATTGTTATCAAATTCCGGTGCTGACTTGTGTTTGATCATTCTCTGGCCAGCGGTCTCAGCATTGAGAGATCCGATCCATTCTTTAAACGCCCACAGCGTGTGTTGACCTCGGCGGTGTTTCTGTTCTCTGTCGCAGGATTTTCTGGGTGGACGCCCACCTCGACCGGATCGAGAGCTCGGACCTGAACGGGAAGCTGCGTCAAATCCTCGTCAGCCCTGTCTCGCACCCCTTTGCCCTCAcgcaggtacccccccccccccccccacccctctccccgaCGGGGCACCAACGCCCACTCGGCcgactcctccaccctctcctgtgctccctctcgcccctcactcctccactcaTCCAGCCACTGCGTTGTGACACCACTCTGTTGTGACGTGCCCACCTCGACACCCCTACTGAGAGCTCATTACAACGTAAACCATTCCTTCTCCTTTTCCATCTCTGACCTTCAtttttcttcccttctttttgtctccaacccccccccccccccccccccccccaccctgttctctttccctcttttcctccttgttccccacccctcccctcaccgGCTCCTTGTCCgtctgtgtctcctcctctttttCCCCTTCCTTTTCTtcgtctctgtgtttgtctctctctctctctctctctctctccccccttttcctcctctcccggTGTCCCCAGCCCAAGCCGGTTCCCTCCCCTCTAACCCCTTTCTCCCGACTCTCGCAGCAAGACCGCTGGATCTACTGGACGGACTGGCAGACCAAGTCCATCCAGCGCGTGGACAAACACGCCGGCCGCAGCAAGGAAACGGTGCTGGCCAACGTGGAGGGTCTCATGGACATCATAGTGGTGTCCCCTAACCGCCAGTCAGGTGAGGAGatggtggacccccccccccgaacaccGTCGCCCCCCGGTCTTAAAACGGCTCCAATCTTCAGGACGGATGACGTCATCCAGCGAGTTCAAGCTCCTCCCCATCACGGCCCTGCCGGGACACGGGGCCCaaggagttgtgtgtgtgtgtgtgtgtgtgtgtgtgtgtgtgttagtgtttgtgtttgtgtttctggtagtgggtgggtgtgtgttagtgagtgggtgggtgtggttCTGTGAGTGGTAgtggtcctctgtgtgtgtgtgtgtgtgtgtgtgtgtgtgtgtgtgtgtgtgtttggtagtggttgtgtgtttggtaatgtgtgtgtgttagtgtgtgggtATTAGGGCTTttctccgaacttcgttattcgaatataattagaatatgccgaattatatataaaattcgaacgaatattaggcagcccttaatattcgaacctgttatgggcaggccaagagggagagacgtcggagaacccgacgcagtctattcataatattgtaatgaccacggaagaggcagtgaatgaagtattgattagacagcgatttattagagacctaataaaccgttggaacgtgcaagaccatagcaacgccggtaaacaaacctcgcaaagcccaatccaggtcttactgaaggcatttaatggtcaaaatattattaataaatatttgaatatattcgaatattaatattagtaaacaaacgaacttcgaatatgatttttgggcaaaagtcaaagccctagtgggtatgtgcgcgtgtgggtGTATGCATGTGGTATTTTGTCTGCCTAGGTGGTGTGTGCCAcgtatgtgtgggtgtatgtgtgtgtgtgtgtgtgtgtgtgcgcttgcttTGAAAAAGGGCACGAGTCCAACGGTTGTTTGCAGATGCTGTGATAGGTCTGAACCGTGATTGTTCCTGGAGCTGCGGTctcttagggggggggggggtccaccggTAGAGAGGCACGTCACTGAACGGCTGCCGTCTGTCCCCAGGTTCCAACCTCTGCAGCGCCAACAACGGAGGCTGCACACACCTCTGCTTCGCCAAGACCAACAACTTTGTGTGCTCCTGCCCTGACGAGCCCGACGGCAGACCCTGCTCCACCAGTGAGTTGCtgttttgtgcgtttgtgtgtgtgtgtgtgtgtgtgtctatgcttgcgtttgtgtgtgtgtgtgtgtccgtctgtcggcctttctgtctgtctgtctgcgttggtgtgtgtgtgtgttcgctgtgattgcgtgggtgtctgtgtgtctgtctgtccgttttgtgtgtgtgtgtgtgtgtgtgtgtgtgtgtgtgcgtgtgcgtgtgcgcgtgcacgtgcatgtgcgcgtgtgtgcgtgtgtatgcgtgcaatAAATGTGATCAAGGTAGTTTGAACAATAATATTTGTATTGCGCTCCAATGCTGACTTGCATGTGTTCGATCAGTCTCAGGCTACGTCCCCACTCCGCCCACTAGAGGGGGCCACGTCACCCCTGCTTCCAAACTCCCCAAGGCAGCCTCCGACGCTCCACTGAACGGGCCGGTGCTTCATAAGTATGTCTCGTCTCAAACCAAATTCACCCCAACAGATGTTGGGTGTTTACTCTGTTCCGATTCTGGTGATGCTCCACTAAACAAAGCCCCTCAGTGCATACGCTTTGTTGATGCTTTACATCTCATCAAATACTTTGTTATTCAAAGTCGGCAGTTGTCATTTTCATTCATTGTGGATTCTGTGTCTTGCAGCTGCACCGACAAGAACCTGAACGTTGAAGGCTGCCTGCAGAGCAATGTGATCTCAGCTCCTCACGGTGAGTGACGGATCCGAGCTCCTGTTTCCATCACCAGCCTTAATCTGCATAATGCTAATGTCTTGTTGGCAATCAACCTGCGGGACGACCCTGTAACAAGCATCTGTGTCGCCTCTCCCAGGGGAAGGGCTTCACATCAGCTACGTGATTGGTGGAGTGCTGACCATCCTGGCTATTCTCATCCTCATCGCAGCCTTCATTATCTACAGGTGATTGCACCTCAACACCCCCTTGCTCGTCTCCCTTTCTCCATGAACAGTGCTTACCACTGCTTACATCTGTTCAGAATTACAATCAGAatattttattacatcttattgtacacaAGAAAGTAAACAACACAATTGTTAGGCTTGATTTCTCAACagtcacat
It encodes:
- the lrp4 gene encoding low-density lipoprotein receptor-related protein 4 isoform X2; the encoded protein is MKANLNGSNVEEVVSTGLESPGGLAIDWIHDKLYWTDSGTSRIEVANLDGTHRKVLLWKSMEKPRAIALHPIEGKIYWTDWGTTPRIEYSNMDGSNRRVIADTHLFWPNGLTIDYAGHRMYWVDAKHHVIERADLDGRNRKAVISQGLPHPFAITVFEDSLYWTDWHTKSINSANKFTGKNQEIIRNKLHFPMDIHTLHPQRQPAGGRNRCGANNGGCSHLCLPSNKTYMCACPTGFKKVDHSNCAKSLDKFLLFARRTDIRRISFDTEDMSDDVIPLADVRNAVALDWDSKEGYVYWTDVTTDSINRALWNATKQEVVVDTSLESPAGLAIDWVTDKLYWTDAGTDRIEVSNADGTMRTVLIWENLDRPRDIVVDPIGGLMYWTDWGANPKIERAGMDASDRLVIISSNLTWPNGLAIDYETQRLYWADAGTKVIEFGNFDGTDRQVLIGSQLPHPFGLTLHEDRLYWTDWQSKSIQSADKLTGLGRRTLAENLENLMDIHMFHRHRETVSNPCAVSNGGCSHLCLLAPPPVTSSCACPTGINLQTDGKTCTPGMSSFLIFARRTDIRMVSLDIPYFADVVLAVNSTMKNTIAIGVDPTEGKVYWSDSTLKKVSRANMDGSEHEEIIATGLMTTDGLAVDAIGRKIYWTDTGTNRIEVANLDGSMRRVLIWQNLDSPRAIALYNEKGYMYWTDWGENAKLERAAMDGTDRAVLISNNLGWPNGLAIDRAGAQLLWADAHTERIEASDLNGLNRRTLVSPVQHPYGMTLLGPHIYWTDWQSRSIQRADKASGANAITVVSNLPGLMDIQAVDRATPLAFNKCGRMNGGCTHLCLPRPNSTSCACPTGVLLKGDGRSCDDSPETYLLFSNRVSVRRISLDTNDHTDVHVPVPELHNVISLDYDSVDGKLYYTDVTLDVIRRSNLDGTGMETVISQGLKTTDGLAVDWVARNMYWTDTGRNTIEVARLDGTCRKVLVNNSLDEPRAIAVFPSKGYLFWTDWGHIAKIERSHLDGSDRKVLINTDLGWPNGLTLDYDTRRIFWVDAHLDRIESSDLNGKLRQILVSPVSHPFALTQQDRWIYWTDWQTKSIQRVDKHAGRSKETVLANVEGLMDIIVVSPNRQSGSNLCSANNGGCTHLCFAKTNNFVCSCPDEPDGRPCSTISGYVPTPPTRGGHVTPASKLPKAASDAPLNGPVLHNCTDKNLNVEGCLQSNVISAPHGEGLHISYVIGGVLTILAILILIAAFIIYRHKKSKFADPGVSNLTYSNPSYRTSTQEVKIEASQKPPIYNQLRYKKEGGVDGGYTKEKIRIVEGVCLLSTDDLYWDDLKQIKPSRGGLHTCMRTDTVSLQASSASLDDGETEQLLQEETSECSSVSTLTPSTVTPQRHTQHGLPDTGWASARKPSTESQV